The Peribacillus sp. FSL P2-0133 genome has a segment encoding these proteins:
- a CDS encoding purine-nucleoside phosphorylase, with the protein MFNKIETAASFIKSKIEGSPEIGLILGSGLGVLADEIENPITIPYHEIPEFPVSTVEGHAGQLVIGHLSGKKVVAMQGRFHFYEGYSMEKVTFPVRVMKLLGVEQLIVTNAAGSVNESYEPGDLMLITDHINLMGANPLIGPNEERFGPRFPDMSEAYNKDLRTQAKKIAASLGLDIKEGVYIGNTGPTYETPAEVKMARILGGDAVGMSTVPEVIVARHSGMKVLGISCLTNMAAGILDQPLSHEEVIETTEKVKSSFLEFVKLIVKDI; encoded by the coding sequence ATGTTTAATAAAATAGAGACTGCTGCGTCATTTATAAAAAGTAAAATTGAAGGCTCTCCGGAGATAGGACTGATTCTTGGTTCCGGTCTTGGAGTATTAGCGGATGAAATTGAAAATCCGATAACTATTCCATACCACGAAATCCCGGAATTCCCGGTATCGACTGTTGAGGGACACGCTGGACAGCTTGTCATTGGACATTTAAGTGGTAAAAAAGTTGTAGCCATGCAAGGACGTTTCCACTTTTATGAGGGCTACTCCATGGAGAAAGTCACTTTTCCTGTACGTGTAATGAAGCTACTTGGTGTTGAGCAGTTAATTGTAACGAATGCTGCCGGAAGCGTTAATGAAAGCTATGAACCAGGTGACTTGATGCTCATTACGGATCATATTAATTTAATGGGGGCAAACCCATTGATTGGTCCTAATGAAGAGCGTTTCGGCCCTAGATTCCCTGATATGTCGGAGGCTTATAATAAAGACCTTCGGACACAAGCAAAAAAAATAGCAGCTTCACTAGGATTGGATATTAAAGAAGGTGTCTATATCGGAAATACAGGACCGACCTATGAGACACCGGCAGAAGTGAAAATGGCAAGGATCCTTGGCGGGGATGCAGTTGGTATGTCGACAGTTCCGGAAGTTATCGTAGCTAGGCATAGTGGTATGAAGGTGCTCGGAATTTCATGCCTTACAAATATGGCCGCAGGCATTCTTGATCAGCCTTTGTCGCATGAAGAGGTAATTGAAACGACTGAAAAAGTGAAAAGCAGTTTTCTTGAATTTGTTAAGCTTATCGTTAAAGACATATAA
- a CDS encoding Fur family transcriptional regulator: MENRIDRIKKQLHSSSYKLTPQREATVRVLLEHEEDHLSAEDVYLLVKEKSPEIGLATVYRTLELLTELKIVDKINFGDGVSRYDLRQEGAAHFHHHLVCVECGAVDEIQEDLLEDVEDIVERDWNFKIKDHRLTFHGICHRCHDKEEN; encoded by the coding sequence ATAGAAAACAGAATTGATAGGATAAAAAAGCAGTTACACTCGTCCAGCTACAAATTAACGCCTCAGCGAGAAGCGACCGTCCGCGTTTTACTTGAGCATGAAGAGGATCATTTAAGCGCAGAAGACGTTTACCTCCTTGTCAAAGAAAAGTCGCCGGAAATTGGATTGGCAACAGTTTACCGTACGCTAGAGTTGCTGACTGAATTGAAGATAGTAGATAAAATTAACTTTGGAGACGGGGTTTCCCGTTATGATTTAAGACAAGAAGGAGCTGCGCATTTCCATCATCATCTTGTTTGTGTGGAATGTGGTGCGGTAGATGAAATCCAGGAAGACCTACTTGAAGACGTAGAAGACATTGTGGAACGCGACTGGAACTTCAAGATTAAAGACCATAGATTAACCTTTCATGGCATTTGTCATCGATGTCATGACAAAGAAGAAAATTAA
- a CDS encoding pyrimidine-nucleoside phosphorylase — protein MRMVDLIEKKRDGKALTTEEIQFIIKGFTDGSIPDYQMSAWSMAVYFKGMNEQERADLTMAMVESGDQIDLSMIEGIKVDKHSTGGVGDTTTLVLGPLVAAVGVPVAKMSGRGLGHTGGTIDKLESVKGFHVEIENDEFIRLVNKNKIAVIGQSGNLTPADKKLYALRDVTATVNSIGLIAGSIMSKKIAAGADAIVLDVKTGAGAFMKTLEDSEELAHAMVSIGNNVGRNTMAVISDMSQPLGYAIGNALEVKEAIDTLKGEGPEDLTELSLTLGSHMVYLAKKASSLEEARTLLENAIKDGSALNSFKVFLEAQGGDGSVVDQPEKLPQAAHTFELEAKEDGYVSEIIADEVGTAAMLLGAGRATKESEIDLAVGLVLRKKIGETVAKGESLVTIYSNFEDVSKVKEKLYESIAISKEKIEKPTLIYKEIME, from the coding sequence ATGAGAATGGTAGATTTAATCGAGAAAAAGCGTGATGGAAAGGCTCTTACTACAGAAGAAATACAATTCATCATCAAAGGGTTTACCGATGGATCGATTCCGGATTACCAAATGAGCGCTTGGTCAATGGCAGTTTATTTCAAAGGCATGAATGAGCAGGAACGTGCTGATCTAACCATGGCAATGGTCGAATCAGGAGATCAAATTGATTTATCGATGATTGAAGGAATTAAGGTCGATAAACATTCAACAGGCGGTGTTGGTGATACCACAACTCTAGTGCTTGGACCATTGGTTGCTGCTGTAGGTGTTCCAGTGGCAAAGATGTCAGGACGCGGTCTTGGTCATACAGGAGGAACGATCGATAAGTTGGAGTCTGTAAAAGGATTTCATGTCGAAATAGAAAATGACGAGTTCATTCGACTTGTTAATAAAAATAAGATAGCTGTCATTGGACAAAGTGGTAACCTGACTCCAGCCGACAAAAAGTTATATGCATTGCGCGATGTTACGGCTACCGTTAACAGTATCGGTTTGATTGCTGGCTCGATCATGAGTAAGAAAATCGCCGCTGGTGCTGATGCCATCGTACTTGATGTTAAAACGGGAGCGGGCGCTTTCATGAAAACTCTCGAAGATTCCGAAGAGTTGGCGCATGCAATGGTTAGCATTGGAAACAATGTGGGCCGAAACACGATGGCCGTCATTTCCGATATGAGCCAACCTTTGGGTTACGCAATCGGAAATGCTTTAGAAGTGAAGGAAGCCATCGATACGCTTAAAGGAGAGGGACCGGAAGATTTAACGGAACTTTCTTTAACACTAGGAAGCCATATGGTATACCTTGCCAAAAAGGCAAGCTCGCTGGAAGAAGCAAGAACCTTGCTGGAAAATGCGATTAAGGATGGTTCTGCACTTAACTCATTCAAGGTTTTCCTAGAAGCGCAGGGAGGCGATGGTTCGGTTGTAGATCAGCCGGAAAAACTACCGCAGGCTGCTCATACTTTCGAGCTGGAAGCGAAAGAGGACGGATATGTATCGGAAATCATCGCTGATGAGGTAGGAACGGCAGCCATGCTGTTGGGCGCCGGGCGGGCAACAAAAGAATCAGAGATTGATTTGGCAGTCGGACTGGTACTTCGTAAAAAAATCGGGGAAACCGTGGCAAAAGGTGAATCCCTAGTGACGATTTACAGCAATTTTGAAGATGTTTCAAAGGTAAAGGAAAAATTGTATGAAAGCATTGCGATTTCAAAAGAGAAAATAGAAAAACCTACATTGATCTATAAAGAGATCATGGAATAA
- the deoB gene encoding phosphopentomutase, translated as MKGNSAFKRIFVIVMDSVGIGEAPDADLFGDKGADTLGHIAERMNGLNMPTLAKLGLGNIREIKGIDKAQQPLAYFTKMKEASTGKDTMTGHWEIMGLNISTPFRVFPDGFPELLVNELEAKMGRGIIGNVPASGTEIIERLGEEHMKTGALIVYTSADSVLQIAAHEDIVPIDELYKICEIAREMTMADEFKVGRVIARPFTGEPGNFKRTPNRHDYALKPFNRTVMDELKDSGYDVLAIGKISDIFDGEGVTESLRTVSNMDGMDKLIQTVEQDFKGLSFLNLVDFDALYGHRRDPEGYGKALEEFDARMPEVLDKLNEDDLLIITADHGNDPVHEGTDHTREYVPLLVYSKRFTEGAELPIRDTFADIGATVAANFDVKMPAFGKNILGDLNLGEIK; from the coding sequence ATGAAAGGGAATTCAGCATTTAAACGAATATTTGTAATAGTTATGGATTCAGTTGGGATTGGCGAAGCACCTGATGCAGATTTATTCGGCGATAAAGGGGCGGATACACTTGGCCATATCGCAGAAAGAATGAATGGATTGAACATGCCGACACTCGCAAAATTGGGTTTAGGCAATATCCGTGAAATCAAGGGGATTGATAAAGCTCAACAACCTCTCGCATACTTTACGAAAATGAAGGAAGCCTCTACAGGAAAAGATACGATGACTGGACATTGGGAAATCATGGGGTTAAATATATCGACTCCATTCCGTGTATTTCCAGATGGTTTCCCGGAATTATTAGTCAATGAACTCGAGGCGAAGATGGGTCGGGGAATTATTGGGAACGTCCCGGCAAGCGGCACGGAAATCATTGAAAGGCTTGGCGAGGAACATATGAAAACGGGTGCGCTGATCGTTTATACATCAGCTGATTCCGTATTACAGATTGCTGCACATGAAGATATCGTTCCGATAGACGAATTATACAAGATTTGTGAAATTGCCCGTGAAATGACGATGGCTGATGAGTTCAAGGTTGGACGCGTGATTGCCAGACCGTTCACAGGTGAACCAGGCAACTTCAAAAGAACGCCTAACCGTCATGATTATGCGTTGAAGCCTTTTAACCGGACAGTAATGGATGAATTGAAAGATTCTGGATATGATGTGCTCGCAATCGGGAAGATCTCTGATATTTTTGATGGGGAAGGCGTCACTGAATCATTGAGGACCGTATCCAATATGGATGGAATGGATAAATTAATCCAAACGGTAGAACAGGATTTCAAAGGGTTAAGTTTCCTTAATCTAGTCGACTTCGATGCTTTATACGGTCACCGCCGCGATCCAGAGGGATACGGAAAGGCATTGGAAGAATTCGATGCTCGGATGCCGGAAGTCCTTGATAAACTGAATGAGGATGATTTATTGATCATCACTGCCGATCACGGGAATGATCCGGTCCATGAAGGAACCGATCACACACGTGAATATGTACCATTATTAGTTTATTCCAAACGATTTACAGAAGGTGCCGAACTCCCGATAAGAGATACATTTGCTGATATTGGGGCGACGGTCGCTGCTAATTTTGACGTGAAAATGCCTGCCTTTGGGAAAAATATATTGGGCGATTTAAATTTAGGGGAGATTAAATAG
- a CDS encoding YqzK family protein, giving the protein MKTSLSLVLHTAKVMVLFVSFTVLFYIGMVWLNQEYQSYHRYDEPKGMAVKVSKAVDTGDDAWLERLMLFYLNGE; this is encoded by the coding sequence ATGAAAACATCATTATCGCTTGTTTTGCACACGGCTAAAGTGATGGTTCTCTTTGTTAGCTTCACTGTTCTTTTTTATATAGGAATGGTATGGTTAAATCAGGAATATCAAAGTTATCATCGTTATGATGAACCGAAAGGCATGGCCGTAAAAGTATCAAAGGCTGTTGATACGGGTGATGATGCATGGCTTGAACGCTTAATGTTGTTTTATTTAAACGGGGAGTAA
- a CDS encoding D-alanyl-D-alanine carboxypeptidase family protein, whose product MKRILSLFLTVLVALGFSIPHTKAAEEKGVELAANAKSAILIERDTGTVLYDKNADVRLSPASMTKIMTMLLIMEAIDKGELSMKEKIRTSEYAASMGGSQIFLEPGEEMTTEQMLKGISIGSANDASVAMAEHIAGSEEEFVRKMNKKAKDLGLKNTKFQNATGLPVKDHYSSAHDMSIMAKELLKYDTITRFTGTYEDYLRENTEKKFWLVNTNRLVKFYPGVDGLKTGFTNEAKYCLTATAKKGNMRVIAVVFGAVSPKERNAQVTKMLDYAFSQYITYPIYKRGEVLGEAKVSKGHKKSVVGVTSEPISVLTAKNGTAKDFTKKITLDKDLDAPIKKGDEIGTLELKKNGKVYVESPIVAKETVENASWWQLYKRAFGMFTQAK is encoded by the coding sequence ATGAAGCGGATTCTTTCTCTATTTTTAACCGTTTTGGTAGCATTGGGGTTTAGCATCCCGCATACAAAAGCAGCTGAAGAAAAAGGAGTCGAATTGGCGGCAAATGCTAAATCCGCTATATTGATTGAACGGGATACAGGTACTGTTCTCTATGATAAAAATGCAGACGTTCGTCTTTCACCGGCAAGCATGACGAAAATCATGACGATGCTGCTGATCATGGAAGCGATCGATAAAGGCGAACTTAGCATGAAGGAGAAAATCAGGACTAGTGAGTATGCAGCATCGATGGGCGGTTCCCAGATCTTTCTCGAGCCGGGTGAAGAAATGACCACAGAACAAATGCTCAAGGGCATATCGATTGGTTCGGCGAATGATGCATCGGTGGCGATGGCTGAACATATAGCTGGATCGGAAGAAGAGTTTGTTAGGAAAATGAACAAAAAGGCGAAAGATCTCGGGTTGAAAAATACAAAGTTCCAAAACGCAACAGGCCTTCCTGTTAAAGATCATTACAGTTCGGCACATGATATGTCGATCATGGCAAAGGAATTATTGAAATACGATACGATTACAAGGTTCACGGGTACATATGAAGATTATCTCCGTGAAAATACCGAAAAGAAATTCTGGCTTGTCAACACGAACAGATTAGTGAAATTTTACCCTGGGGTCGATGGATTGAAAACAGGATTCACAAATGAAGCGAAGTATTGTTTGACAGCGACTGCTAAAAAAGGGAATATGCGTGTCATTGCCGTCGTTTTCGGAGCCGTTTCTCCAAAAGAACGAAACGCTCAGGTCACCAAGATGTTAGATTATGCATTTTCACAATACATCACATACCCGATTTATAAACGCGGCGAAGTGTTAGGTGAAGCCAAGGTAAGTAAAGGACACAAAAAATCCGTGGTGGGAGTCACAAGTGAACCGATTTCAGTTTTGACAGCCAAAAACGGAACGGCAAAGGACTTTACAAAAAAAATCACGCTTGATAAAGATTTGGATGCCCCGATTAAAAAAGGGGATGAAATTGGTACGCTTGAATTGAAGAAAAACGGTAAAGTGTATGTCGAATCTCCGATAGTTGCGAAGGAAACTGTTGAAAATGCCAGCTGGTGGCAATTGTATAAAAGGGCTTTCGGCATGTTTACCCAGGCGAAATAG
- the spoIIM gene encoding stage II sporulation protein M: MKKKSVVQNAVMKHINEHSSLYVFITVLFLMGVIFGAILVNSLSFTQKEDLFYYLSQFFGQVSKGEFASSHDMFSQSIMHNIKYIGVIWILGISVIGLPVILVLLFIKGMVVGFTVGFLVNQMGWSGFLLSFVAILPQNIFIVPIFIVITVLAVSLSMKMISRIFLKQVREPLKPIISRYIFSLVLSGLFLITAAVFEAYLSPSLMKNVVSLLGH; encoded by the coding sequence ATGAAAAAAAAATCTGTCGTACAAAATGCCGTAATGAAACATATTAACGAACATTCCTCATTATATGTCTTTATCACTGTGCTTTTTTTGATGGGTGTCATTTTTGGGGCAATATTGGTGAATAGTTTGAGCTTTACCCAAAAGGAAGACTTGTTCTATTATTTATCGCAATTTTTTGGACAAGTATCCAAGGGTGAATTTGCATCTTCGCATGATATGTTCAGCCAAAGTATTATGCATAATATAAAATATATCGGGGTCATCTGGATTCTCGGAATATCGGTCATCGGTTTGCCTGTCATCCTGGTTTTGTTATTTATAAAAGGGATGGTTGTTGGATTCACAGTCGGCTTTTTAGTCAATCAGATGGGATGGAGCGGGTTCTTATTATCGTTTGTCGCTATTCTGCCCCAAAATATATTCATCGTCCCGATATTCATCGTAATAACTGTCCTTGCCGTCTCTCTATCAATGAAAATGATCAGCCGGATTTTCCTAAAGCAGGTTCGTGAACCGCTGAAGCCGATAATTTCGCGGTATATTTTCTCATTGGTTTTGTCGGGTTTATTTTTGATTACGGCTGCCGTGTTTGAAGCGTACCTATCCCCTTCTTTAATGAAAAATGTCGTAAGTTTATTGGGTCATTGA
- the xerD gene encoding site-specific tyrosine recombinase XerD, protein MENQIRDFIHFLTIEKGLAKNTLVSYERDLRSYWSYLKDVETIEAWNDSRRVNILHFLVHLKDQGKSSKTVARHIASIRSFHQFLLREKVTEQDPSIHIETPKPERSLPKVLSMEEVEALLEAPKKMDEFGLRDKAMLELMYATGMRVSELISMDVSDVHASMGFVRCVGKGNKERIIPIGQTALGAIEHYMESSRGKMASPKHRTDSLFLNHHGNRLTRQGFWKILKKLVKSAQIEKEITPHTLRHSFATHLLMNGADLRAVQEMLGHADISTTQIYTHITNVRIKDVYSKFHPRA, encoded by the coding sequence ATGGAGAATCAAATTAGGGATTTCATTCATTTTTTAACCATTGAAAAAGGACTTGCCAAAAATACGCTCGTTTCGTATGAGCGTGACTTAAGATCATATTGGAGCTATCTGAAAGATGTTGAAACAATTGAAGCTTGGAATGATTCACGGCGGGTGAACATCCTGCACTTTCTCGTGCATTTGAAGGATCAAGGGAAATCATCGAAGACGGTGGCGCGTCATATAGCTTCCATTCGGTCTTTTCATCAATTTCTTTTAAGGGAAAAAGTAACCGAGCAGGATCCGTCCATACATATAGAAACGCCAAAACCTGAACGAAGCCTTCCAAAGGTATTAAGCATGGAAGAGGTGGAAGCACTATTGGAAGCCCCGAAGAAAATGGATGAATTCGGTTTACGCGATAAGGCGATGCTAGAACTGATGTATGCGACGGGGATGCGTGTCAGTGAGTTGATATCCATGGATGTGAGTGATGTCCATGCATCGATGGGTTTTGTCCGATGCGTAGGGAAAGGAAATAAAGAGAGGATCATTCCGATTGGACAAACTGCATTGGGTGCGATTGAACATTATATGGAAAGTTCCCGGGGGAAAATGGCCAGTCCCAAGCACAGGACAGATTCACTTTTTTTGAATCATCATGGAAACAGGCTGACAAGGCAGGGATTTTGGAAGATTCTAAAAAAACTTGTAAAATCGGCACAAATTGAAAAAGAAATTACACCGCATACACTAAGACATTCTTTCGCTACACATCTATTGATGAACGGGGCTGATTTACGTGCCGTCCAAGAAATGCTTGGTCATGCGGATATTTCGACAACTCAAATTTATACACATATTACGAACGTACGGATCAAGGATGTATATTCAAAATTCCATCCGCGAGCTTAA